The following proteins are co-located in the Microbacterium immunditiarum genome:
- the guaB gene encoding IMP dehydrogenase, with product MEHNDPFGFVGLTYDDVLLLPGHTDVIPSEADTSSRVTRRITVATPLVSSAMDTVTESRMAIAIAREGGLGIIHRNLAIEEQAAMVDRVKRSESGMISDPITTHPDATIEEVDALCAQYRISGLPVVDADGRLVGIVTNRDMRFVSGFERQTTLVKDVMTSENLITAKVGIGANDVIATFAKHRVEKLPLIDDEGKLAGLITIKDFDKSEKYPLATKDDQGRLRVGAAIGFFGDAWERAEALRDAGVDVLVVDTANGQSAGVIDIVRRLKADPSFQHIDVIGGNVATREGAQALIDAGVDAVKVGVGPGSICTTRVVAGVGVPQVTAVYEAYLAAREAGVPIIADGGLQYSGDIAKALVAGADTVMIGSLFAGTDESPGEIVFQGGKQFKQYRGMGSLGALQTRGKKTSYSKDRYFQADVPTDDKLIPEGIEGQVAYRGPVSAVAYQLVGGLRQSMFYVGARTIEELKAKGKFVRITAAGLKESHPHDVQIVVEAPNYKK from the coding sequence ATGGAGCACAACGACCCGTTCGGTTTCGTCGGACTCACCTACGACGACGTCCTCCTGCTTCCCGGCCACACCGACGTGATCCCCAGCGAGGCCGACACCTCGTCGCGCGTGACGCGCCGCATCACGGTGGCGACGCCGCTCGTGTCCAGCGCGATGGACACGGTGACCGAGTCGCGCATGGCCATCGCGATCGCGCGCGAGGGCGGGCTCGGCATCATCCACCGCAACCTCGCGATCGAGGAGCAGGCGGCGATGGTCGACCGGGTCAAGCGCAGCGAGTCGGGCATGATCTCCGACCCGATCACGACGCATCCGGATGCCACGATCGAAGAGGTCGACGCGCTGTGCGCGCAGTACCGCATCTCGGGCCTCCCGGTCGTCGACGCGGACGGCCGTCTCGTCGGCATCGTGACCAACCGCGACATGCGCTTCGTGTCGGGCTTCGAGCGGCAGACGACGCTCGTCAAGGACGTCATGACGAGCGAGAACCTCATCACGGCGAAGGTCGGCATCGGCGCGAACGACGTCATCGCGACCTTCGCGAAGCACCGCGTCGAGAAGCTGCCCCTCATCGACGACGAGGGCAAGCTCGCGGGGCTCATCACCATCAAGGACTTCGACAAGAGCGAGAAGTATCCGCTCGCGACCAAGGACGACCAGGGCCGCCTGCGCGTGGGCGCGGCGATCGGCTTCTTCGGCGACGCGTGGGAGCGCGCCGAGGCGCTGCGTGACGCGGGTGTGGACGTCCTCGTCGTCGACACGGCGAACGGCCAGTCGGCGGGCGTGATCGACATCGTCCGTCGTCTCAAGGCCGACCCGTCGTTCCAGCACATCGACGTCATCGGCGGCAACGTCGCGACGCGCGAGGGTGCCCAGGCGCTCATCGACGCGGGCGTGGACGCGGTCAAGGTCGGCGTCGGCCCGGGCTCGATCTGCACGACGCGTGTCGTCGCGGGCGTGGGGGTGCCGCAGGTGACGGCCGTTTACGAGGCCTACCTCGCGGCGCGCGAGGCGGGCGTCCCGATCATCGCCGACGGCGGTCTGCAGTACTCGGGCGACATCGCGAAGGCCCTCGTCGCGGGCGCTGACACCGTCATGATCGGGTCGCTGTTCGCGGGCACCGATGAGTCTCCCGGAGAGATCGTCTTCCAGGGCGGCAAGCAGTTCAAGCAGTATCGCGGCATGGGGTCGCTGGGCGCACTGCAGACGCGCGGCAAGAAGACGTCGTACTCCAAGGACCGCTACTTCCAGGCCGACGTCCCCACCGACGACAAGCTCATCCCCGAGGGCATCGAGGGTCAGGTCGCGTATCGCGGGCCTGTGTCGGCGGTCGCGTACCAGCTCGTCGGAGGGCTGCGACAGTCGATGTTCTACGTCGGCGCCCGCACGATCGAGGAGCTCAAGGCGAAGGGCAAGTTCGTGCGCATCACGGCGGCCGGCCTCAAGGAGTCGCACCCGCACGACGTGCAGATCGTCGTCGAGGCGCCGAACTACAAGAAGTGA
- a CDS encoding ATP-binding cassette domain-containing protein, translating to MTSATATSTPVVAIRDVHAGYLPGVNILNGCSLEAYEGELIGIIGPNGAGKSTLLKAIFGQVHVRKGTIELEGEDITGLRANKLVARGVGMIPQTNNVFPSLTIEENLQMGLYQRPGIYKERLEFVTGIFSELGKRLKQRAGSLSGGERQMVAMSRALMMDPKVLLLDEPSAGLSPVRQDEAFIRVSEINRAGVTCIMVEQNARRCLQICDRGYVLDQGRDAYTGTGRDLLNDPKVTELYLGTLGT from the coding sequence GTGACCAGCGCAACCGCCACCAGCACGCCCGTCGTCGCGATCAGGGACGTGCACGCGGGATACCTTCCGGGCGTCAACATCCTCAACGGCTGCTCGCTCGAGGCGTACGAAGGCGAGCTGATCGGCATCATCGGTCCCAACGGCGCCGGCAAGTCGACCCTCTTGAAGGCGATCTTCGGCCAGGTGCACGTCCGCAAGGGCACGATCGAACTCGAGGGCGAAGACATCACCGGGCTGCGGGCGAACAAGCTCGTCGCGCGCGGCGTCGGCATGATCCCCCAGACGAACAACGTGTTCCCGAGCCTCACGATCGAGGAGAACCTCCAGATGGGCCTCTACCAGCGGCCCGGCATCTACAAGGAGCGCCTCGAGTTCGTGACGGGCATCTTCTCGGAGCTCGGCAAGCGCCTCAAGCAGCGCGCGGGCTCGCTCTCGGGCGGTGAGCGCCAGATGGTCGCGATGAGCCGCGCGCTCATGATGGACCCCAAGGTGCTGCTGCTCGACGAGCCGTCCGCGGGCCTGTCCCCCGTCCGTCAGGACGAGGCGTTCATCCGCGTCTCCGAGATCAACCGTGCCGGCGTCACGTGCATCATGGTCGAGCAGAACGCCCGCCGCTGCCTCCAGATCTGCGACCGCGGCTACGTCCTCGACCAGGGCCGGGACGCCTACACCGGCACCGGACGCGACCTGCTGAACGACCCGAAGGTCACCGAGTTGTACCTCGGGACGCTCGGCACGTGA
- a CDS encoding heavy-metal-associated domain-containing protein: protein MTTTTEYQVTGMSCSHCEHAVRGEVSKLDGVQAIDVSAADGRLVVTSAAPIADDAVIAAVDEAGYAAVRA from the coding sequence ATGACCACGACGACCGAGTACCAGGTGACCGGGATGAGCTGCAGCCACTGCGAGCACGCGGTGCGCGGAGAGGTCTCCAAGCTCGACGGCGTCCAGGCGATCGACGTGAGCGCCGCGGACGGCCGCCTGGTGGTGACATCCGCCGCCCCGATCGCCGACGATGCCGTGATCGCCGCCGTCGACGAGGCCGGTTACGCCGCGGTCCGCGCCTGA
- a CDS encoding ABC transporter substrate-binding protein, producing MSGFIRSRAGKAIGGIAAVGISALFLAGCTGTGGGGDASEPADDQPREELTLKVGTALPQTGNLAFLGPPEEAGVAYAVSQINEVSDTTGLTIDPVYGDSGDTDNKAYETEIPRLLGEDVSAIIGAASSGTSLQFIDQVVGAGVIQFSPANTSDQFTTYDDNGLYFRTAPSDVLQGEVLGNLIAEDGAQTLGMIVLNDSYGTGLAKYVTEAFEAAGGEVVAAPTYNTGDTTFDAQISEVLAADPDAIALITFEEITTILPSLFGQFDASKLYFVDGNLSNFGDEFPAGSLTGAKGTLPGLSIDSIGDFTDALDEFVASEGIEPLTEYSYAAESFDATILLALASLAANSTDPADIAAKLIEVSGGEGDGEKCTTYAECAEIIVGGGVADYDGVSGPITFNEVGDPTEASIGIYQFGEDNTYSAYEG from the coding sequence ATGAGCGGCTTCATTCGTTCGCGCGCCGGGAAGGCCATCGGCGGAATCGCCGCCGTCGGTATCAGCGCGCTCTTCCTCGCCGGCTGCACCGGCACCGGTGGCGGCGGCGACGCCTCCGAGCCGGCCGACGACCAGCCCCGCGAGGAGCTGACCCTCAAGGTCGGCACGGCGCTGCCCCAGACGGGAAACCTGGCGTTCCTCGGCCCGCCCGAGGAGGCGGGTGTCGCCTACGCGGTGTCGCAGATCAACGAGGTCTCCGACACGACGGGGCTCACGATCGACCCCGTCTACGGCGACTCGGGCGACACCGACAACAAGGCGTACGAGACCGAGATCCCGCGCCTGCTCGGCGAGGATGTCTCGGCCATCATCGGCGCCGCGTCGTCGGGTACGTCCCTCCAGTTCATCGACCAGGTCGTCGGTGCGGGTGTCATCCAGTTCTCGCCGGCCAACACCTCCGACCAGTTCACGACGTACGACGACAACGGCCTGTACTTCCGCACGGCCCCGTCCGACGTGCTGCAGGGCGAGGTGCTCGGCAACCTGATCGCCGAGGACGGCGCTCAGACGCTCGGAATGATCGTGCTGAACGACTCGTATGGCACGGGTCTCGCCAAGTACGTCACCGAGGCGTTCGAGGCGGCGGGCGGCGAGGTCGTCGCGGCTCCCACCTACAACACGGGTGACACGACGTTCGACGCACAGATCTCCGAGGTCCTCGCGGCCGACCCCGACGCGATCGCGCTGATCACGTTCGAGGAGATCACGACGATCCTGCCGAGCCTGTTCGGGCAGTTCGACGCGAGCAAGCTCTACTTCGTCGACGGCAACCTGTCGAACTTCGGCGACGAGTTCCCGGCCGGATCGCTCACGGGCGCCAAGGGCACGCTCCCCGGTCTGTCGATCGACTCGATCGGCGACTTCACGGACGCGCTCGACGAGTTCGTCGCCTCCGAGGGCATCGAGCCGCTGACCGAGTACAGCTACGCGGCGGAGTCGTTCGACGCGACCATCCTGCTCGCGCTGGCGTCGCTCGCGGCCAACTCGACCGACCCGGCCGACATCGCTGCGAAGCTGATCGAGGTCTCCGGCGGCGAGGGCGACGGTGAGAAGTGCACCACCTACGCCGAGTGCGCCGAGATCATCGTCGGCGGCGGCGTCGCCGACTACGACGGCGTCTCCGGCCCGATCACGTTCAACGAGGTCGGCGACCCGACCGAGGCGTCGATCGGCATCTACCAGTTCGGTGAGGACAACACCTACTCGGCCTACGAGGGCTGA
- a CDS encoding ATP-binding cassette domain-containing protein, with the protein MGYIDIAAVSFALPDGRPLLDEVSFRVGEGSTTALIGQNGAGKTTLLRIVRGEVPPLSGATSIDGGLGVMDQFIGHGKPGQTVHDLLTAVAPERVRRAARELEDSEAAIIERDDLDTQMRYAAALAEYAEAGGYEYETVWDTCTVAALGVPFARARFRELTTLSGGEQKRLALEALLRGPDQVLLLDEPDNYLDVPGKRWLEERLRETNKTVLLVSHDRELLARAADRIVTLEVGGAGSTAWVHGGSFATYHRARDERMARLDELRRRWDEQHAKLKALVADLKVKAAANDGFASRYRAAQTRLRMFEEAGPPLERPKEQSLDVRLRGARTGRRAVVAERLELTGLMKPFDLEVWFGDRVAVLGSNGSGKSHFLRLLARGGTDPDGRLGHLTSVGETLEPVPHTGRAILGARVGPGWFAQTHRHPEFAGRSLLDILHRGEDARPGMQRDAASSALDRYGLVAQAQQAFDSLSGGQQARFQILLLELSGATLLLLDEPTDNLDLVSAEALQDALARFEGTVLAVTHDRWLAKSFDRFLVFGADGRVFESDEPVWDEGRVARAR; encoded by the coding sequence GTGGGCTACATCGACATCGCCGCAGTCTCGTTCGCGCTGCCCGACGGCCGCCCGCTTCTCGACGAGGTGTCGTTCCGCGTCGGCGAGGGCTCGACCACGGCGCTCATCGGGCAGAACGGCGCCGGCAAGACGACGCTGCTGCGGATCGTCCGCGGCGAGGTCCCGCCGCTGTCGGGAGCCACCTCGATCGACGGCGGGCTCGGCGTCATGGATCAGTTCATCGGGCACGGCAAGCCCGGGCAGACCGTTCACGACCTGCTCACCGCGGTCGCGCCCGAGCGCGTGCGCCGTGCCGCGCGAGAGCTCGAGGACTCCGAGGCGGCGATCATCGAGCGCGACGATCTCGACACGCAGATGCGCTACGCGGCCGCGCTCGCCGAGTACGCAGAGGCGGGCGGTTACGAGTACGAGACCGTGTGGGACACATGCACGGTCGCGGCCCTCGGGGTGCCGTTCGCACGCGCGCGGTTCCGCGAGCTCACGACGCTTTCCGGCGGCGAGCAGAAGCGGCTCGCGCTCGAGGCCCTGCTGCGCGGACCCGACCAGGTGCTCCTGCTCGACGAGCCCGACAACTACCTCGACGTGCCGGGCAAGCGCTGGCTCGAGGAGCGCCTGCGCGAGACGAACAAGACGGTGCTGCTCGTCTCGCACGACCGGGAGCTGCTCGCGCGTGCGGCCGACCGCATCGTCACGCTCGAGGTTGGCGGAGCAGGGAGCACCGCGTGGGTCCACGGCGGCAGCTTCGCCACCTACCATCGGGCGCGCGATGAGCGCATGGCTCGCCTCGACGAGCTGCGCCGGCGCTGGGACGAGCAGCACGCGAAGCTCAAGGCTCTCGTGGCGGACCTCAAGGTCAAGGCGGCCGCCAACGACGGCTTCGCCTCGCGGTACCGTGCCGCGCAGACGCGGCTGCGGATGTTCGAGGAGGCCGGTCCGCCGCTCGAGCGCCCGAAGGAGCAGAGTCTGGACGTGCGTCTGCGCGGCGCCCGCACGGGGCGACGCGCGGTCGTGGCCGAGCGGCTCGAGCTCACCGGGCTCATGAAGCCGTTCGACCTCGAGGTGTGGTTCGGCGACCGCGTCGCCGTGCTCGGCTCGAACGGGTCCGGCAAGTCGCACTTCCTTCGTCTGCTCGCGCGCGGCGGCACTGATCCGGATGGGCGCCTCGGTCACCTCACGTCCGTCGGCGAGACGCTCGAACCGGTGCCGCACACGGGGCGCGCGATCCTCGGGGCGCGCGTCGGGCCCGGGTGGTTCGCCCAGACGCACCGGCACCCGGAGTTCGCGGGGCGTAGCCTCCTCGACATCCTGCATCGCGGAGAGGACGCCCGGCCCGGCATGCAGCGCGACGCGGCCAGCTCGGCCCTCGACCGCTACGGCCTCGTCGCGCAGGCGCAGCAGGCGTTCGACAGCCTGTCGGGCGGACAGCAGGCTCGGTTCCAGATCCTCCTGCTCGAGCTCTCGGGTGCGACGCTCCTGCTGCTCGACGAGCCGACCGACAACCTCGACCTCGTGTCGGCCGAGGCGCTGCAGGACGCGCTCGCGCGCTTCGAGGGCACGGTCCTCGCCGTCACCCACGACCGCTGGCTGGCGAAGTCGTTCGACCGGTTCCTGGTGTTCGGCGCGGACGGGCGTGTCTTCGAGTCCGACGAGCC
- a CDS encoding branched-chain amino acid ABC transporter permease: MDWLQILSNTASSILSPATIGYALAALGLAVHFGYAGLINMGIAGFMAIGAYGYAISILTFGFEWWLGAIIGLVAAAVFALILGIPTLRLRGDYLAIVTIAAAEVVRLLFLTTAFDAVTGSADGLSGYHASFRASNPIPPGTYGFGPWTYNETGWWVRIMGLITIGIAVLVVWMLTHSPWGRVLKGIREDEDAVRSLGKNVFSYKLQALVLGGVLAAAGGIVYALPSAVSPGVYVTSLTFFVWTALLLGGAATVFGPLLGSLIFWALQTFLSNVLPALAEAGLLFGLSQIQAGTLRFILVGIALMLLVIFMPQGLLGNKKELTFVK; the protein is encoded by the coding sequence ATGGACTGGCTGCAGATCCTCTCCAACACCGCCTCGTCGATCCTGAGCCCGGCGACGATCGGCTACGCCCTCGCGGCCCTGGGCCTTGCCGTGCACTTCGGCTACGCGGGCCTCATCAACATGGGAATCGCCGGCTTCATGGCCATCGGCGCGTACGGCTACGCGATCTCGATCCTCACGTTCGGTTTCGAATGGTGGCTCGGCGCCATCATCGGTCTCGTCGCGGCCGCCGTGTTCGCGCTCATCCTGGGTATCCCGACGCTGCGGCTGCGCGGCGACTACCTCGCGATCGTGACGATCGCGGCCGCAGAAGTGGTGCGACTGCTGTTCCTCACGACGGCGTTCGACGCGGTCACCGGCTCTGCCGATGGACTCAGCGGCTACCACGCGAGCTTCCGCGCGTCGAACCCGATCCCCCCGGGCACCTACGGCTTCGGGCCGTGGACGTACAACGAGACGGGGTGGTGGGTGCGCATCATGGGCCTCATCACGATCGGCATCGCGGTGCTCGTCGTGTGGATGCTCACGCACAGCCCGTGGGGCCGCGTGCTCAAGGGCATCCGCGAGGACGAGGACGCCGTGCGCTCGCTCGGCAAGAACGTCTTCTCGTACAAGCTTCAGGCCCTCGTGCTCGGCGGCGTGCTCGCCGCGGCAGGCGGCATCGTGTATGCGCTGCCTTCGGCCGTGAGTCCTGGTGTCTACGTGACATCGCTCACGTTCTTCGTCTGGACCGCCCTCCTGCTGGGCGGCGCAGCGACCGTGTTCGGTCCGCTGCTCGGCTCGCTCATCTTCTGGGCGCTCCAGACCTTCCTCAGCAACGTGCTCCCGGCGCTCGCGGAGGCGGGGCTGCTGTTCGGCCTGAGCCAGATCCAGGCCGGAACGCTGCGCTTCATTCTCGTGGGCATCGCGCTCATGCTGCTGGTGATCTTCATGCCGCAGGGCCTCCTCGGCAACAAGAAGGAGCTGACCTTTGTCAAGTGA
- a CDS encoding ABC transporter ATP-binding protein, protein MTSPIPRPKTTGLHIGDAEPGCKKVDPIIVADNVRRSFGGVSAVDVDHLEVPRGAITALIGPNGAGKTTLFNLLTGFDRPDEGTWSFNGRSLSGMPAYKVARMGLVRTFQLTKALGLLTVLENMKLGANGQRGERFWSSLIPALWRKQDAELEERAMRILTKFKLDTKAEDFAASLSGGQRKLLEMARSLMTEPTLVMLDEPMAGVNPALTQSLLDHILDLKDEGMTVLFVEHDMHMVRHIADWVVVMAEGRIVAEGDPHSVMRNPAVVDAYLGAHQELDLGVVTGRIDVIQADPTTDAAASAGADADAIVEAGIAEEEQEEGK, encoded by the coding sequence ATGACCTCTCCCATCCCCAGGCCGAAGACCACCGGCCTGCACATCGGCGACGCCGAGCCCGGCTGCAAGAAGGTCGACCCGATCATCGTCGCCGACAACGTGCGTCGCTCGTTCGGCGGCGTGAGCGCCGTCGACGTGGATCACCTCGAGGTCCCGCGGGGCGCGATCACGGCGCTCATCGGCCCGAACGGTGCCGGCAAGACGACGCTGTTCAACCTGCTGACAGGCTTCGACAGGCCCGACGAGGGCACGTGGAGCTTCAACGGCCGCTCGCTCTCGGGCATGCCGGCCTACAAGGTCGCCCGCATGGGCCTCGTGCGCACTTTCCAGCTGACGAAGGCCCTCGGTTTGCTGACCGTGCTCGAGAACATGAAGCTGGGCGCCAACGGCCAGCGAGGCGAGCGTTTCTGGTCGAGCCTCATCCCGGCGCTGTGGCGCAAGCAGGATGCCGAGCTCGAAGAGCGCGCGATGCGCATCCTCACGAAGTTCAAGCTCGACACGAAGGCCGAGGACTTCGCGGCGAGCCTCTCCGGCGGGCAGCGCAAGCTCCTCGAGATGGCGCGCTCGCTCATGACCGAGCCCACCCTCGTGATGCTCGACGAGCCGATGGCGGGCGTCAACCCGGCGCTGACGCAGTCTCTGCTCGACCACATCCTCGATCTGAAAGACGAGGGCATGACGGTGCTGTTCGTCGAGCACGACATGCACATGGTCCGCCACATCGCGGACTGGGTCGTCGTGATGGCCGAGGGCCGCATCGTCGCCGAGGGGGACCCGCACTCGGTCATGCGCAACCCCGCGGTCGTCGACGCGTACCTCGGCGCCCATCAGGAGCTCGATCTCGGCGTCGTGACGGGACGCATCGACGTGATCCAGGCCGACCCGACCACGGATGCCGCGGCGTCCGCCGGCGCGGACGCCGATGCGATCGTCGAAGCCGGCATCGCTGAAGAGGAGCAGGAGGAGGGCAAGTGA
- a CDS encoding TMEM175 family protein encodes MIRQRSHPAATQGATRLEAFTDGVFAIAATLLVLDLTTHSLGRIGSEAEMWTALGGMWELFLNFGLSFLLLCLLWMVHVQQFEHIARVDAILVWLNNGRLLFIVLVPFATNLTTEYSEFLAGRLAMPLAFFFAILFGWLQWQWAVRHREVMLPDLSDADARSAGRASLSALVIGGLVVVLSPWIGSAAFLLFLFDGILTRFLRGR; translated from the coding sequence ATGATCAGGCAGCGCTCTCACCCTGCCGCGACGCAGGGCGCGACGCGGCTCGAGGCGTTCACCGACGGTGTCTTCGCGATCGCGGCGACCCTGCTCGTGCTCGACCTCACGACGCACTCACTCGGCCGGATCGGCTCCGAGGCGGAGATGTGGACCGCTCTCGGCGGCATGTGGGAGCTCTTCCTCAACTTCGGGCTGAGCTTCCTGCTGCTGTGCCTGCTGTGGATGGTGCACGTGCAGCAGTTCGAGCACATCGCTCGCGTCGACGCGATCCTCGTGTGGCTCAACAACGGGCGGCTGCTGTTCATCGTGCTGGTGCCCTTCGCGACGAACCTCACGACGGAGTACTCGGAGTTCCTCGCCGGGCGCCTCGCGATGCCGCTCGCGTTCTTCTTCGCCATCCTGTTCGGATGGCTGCAGTGGCAGTGGGCCGTCCGTCACCGCGAGGTCATGCTGCCCGACCTGAGCGACGCCGACGCGAGATCCGCCGGGCGCGCGTCGCTCAGCGCGCTCGTGATCGGCGGTCTCGTGGTGGTGCTGTCGCCGTGGATCGGCTCGGCGGCCTTCCTCTTGTTCCTGTTCGACGGCATCCTCACGAGGTTCCTGCGCGGCAGGTGA
- a CDS encoding branched-chain amino acid ABC transporter permease — MVVGFFLPSASAFADEDDPYRISGNVQLDGEPLEGVRLTIDGPGGEQEVETDENGQWRVGVPERNADYTVTLDEETLPEGIAVVDPEDDTPNVKDVTVGPGGRVTVNFFIGEGQRNVTSFFDQLVARVVQGISFGLMLALAAVGLSLVYGTTGISNFAHGEMVTFGAIAAVFLVGPASLALPWWLGYPFAVILSALLGLVLDMILWRPLRRKRVGVVQLMIVSIGLSLALRYIFQLFIGGGTRQLPGAADAKIPLFGVVQLSVIDMASIGIAIVVIVAFALWLTRSRLGKATRAISDNPSLAAASGIDVDFVVRVVWTIAGGLAGLAGILYAYYRPGIKWDMGAQVLLLMFAAVVLGGLGTAFGALVGALIVGVLVEVSTLWIPADLKYASALFILIVILLFRPQGILGRRERIG; from the coding sequence ATGGTGGTGGGCTTCTTCCTTCCCTCCGCATCCGCGTTCGCCGATGAAGACGATCCGTACCGCATCAGCGGCAATGTGCAGCTCGACGGCGAGCCGCTCGAGGGCGTGCGGCTGACGATCGACGGCCCCGGCGGCGAGCAGGAGGTCGAGACCGATGAGAACGGCCAGTGGCGCGTCGGCGTCCCCGAGCGCAACGCCGACTACACCGTCACGCTCGACGAGGAGACGCTTCCCGAGGGCATCGCGGTCGTCGACCCCGAGGACGACACCCCCAACGTGAAGGACGTCACGGTCGGCCCCGGCGGGCGCGTGACCGTCAACTTCTTCATCGGCGAAGGCCAGCGCAACGTCACGAGCTTCTTCGACCAGCTCGTCGCGCGCGTCGTGCAGGGCATCAGCTTCGGCCTCATGCTGGCGCTCGCCGCGGTCGGCCTCTCCCTGGTGTACGGCACGACAGGCATCTCGAACTTCGCCCACGGCGAGATGGTGACCTTCGGCGCGATCGCCGCGGTGTTCCTCGTCGGGCCGGCGAGCCTCGCACTGCCGTGGTGGCTCGGCTATCCATTCGCCGTGATCCTGAGCGCGCTCCTGGGCCTCGTGCTCGACATGATCCTCTGGCGTCCGCTGCGTCGGAAACGGGTCGGCGTCGTGCAGCTCATGATCGTGAGCATCGGTCTCTCGCTCGCACTGCGCTACATCTTCCAGCTGTTCATCGGCGGCGGCACGCGCCAGCTCCCAGGTGCGGCCGACGCCAAGATCCCGCTGTTCGGCGTCGTCCAGCTCAGCGTGATCGACATGGCGTCGATCGGCATCGCGATCGTCGTGATCGTCGCGTTCGCTCTGTGGCTCACGCGCAGCCGGCTCGGCAAGGCCACACGGGCCATCTCCGACAACCCGTCGCTGGCCGCGGCATCCGGCATCGACGTCGACTTCGTCGTGCGGGTCGTGTGGACCATCGCGGGTGGTCTCGCAGGCCTCGCGGGCATCCTGTACGCGTACTACCGCCCGGGCATCAAGTGGGATATGGGCGCCCAGGTGCTGCTGCTGATGTTCGCAGCGGTCGTGCTCGGCGGTCTTGGAACGGCGTTCGGCGCCCTCGTCGGCGCGCTCATCGTCGGCGTCCTCGTCGAGGTGTCGACGCTGTGGATCCCCGCGGACCTCAAGTACGCGAGCGCGCTGTTCATCCTCATCGTCATCCTGCTGTTCCGACCACAGGGCATCCTCGGTCGCCGAGAGAGAATAGGTTAA
- a CDS encoding DUF2277 domain-containing protein — protein sequence MCRNIHTLHNFEPAATADEVHAAALQYVRKIAGTTKPSKANQEAFDRAVHEIAHITQHLLDDLVTTAPPKNREIEAAKARERAVKSGRYAVA from the coding sequence ATGTGCCGCAACATCCACACGCTCCACAACTTCGAGCCCGCTGCGACGGCCGACGAGGTCCACGCCGCGGCGCTGCAGTACGTGCGCAAGATCGCCGGAACGACGAAACCCTCGAAGGCGAATCAGGAGGCGTTCGACCGCGCCGTTCACGAGATCGCGCACATCACGCAGCACCTCCTCGACGACCTCGTGACGACCGCTCCGCCCAAGAACCGCGAGATCGAGGCCGCGAAGGCGCGCGAGCGCGCCGTGAAGTCGGGCCGCTACGCGGTCGCGTGA